The genomic stretch TGCATAAATATGAGTCTGAGCTTTAAACAcctaattaacagtaatcaagttaagtcatccagccatagtcaaatctaactggatctattgacttaacttgactaaccaagtgaaagctattaccctctaggtaatcagctagtagctagatggttagacatgtggccaaaaaCCTAAGTGATTGACTTTAAAATTTTTGAGTTCACTCAGGCATGAacattaaggctctgataccttacttaaagagaaattagctaatttacaatcaatttaacttaactcatgcttggacattaaggatttaagctcctcccttgccctcaaaagCCTTAAATTGATTATTTgtctaaaagaaaaattctttcaaatttagctaagttttcaaaactttaaactttcaaaagtcattttttgctgtactttttagactaagctttcaaaattctggccattttaaaagctaagtattttgaaaatttaactaagtatttctcaaagtcaacttttttagctttttttaaagaaaaattgctctttagaccttgatttcatttagctaaagaatattatttataaaaaggCAAGTGTTACCAAAATACTTTGTCCCTTGTTAAAAGCCTAAGGTTTCAAAATCTTAACTAAATTGCTTAAAACTAAAGTTGCTTTTGCTATGCTACATAAGAAAAATCTTTCTCTAACAAAATTAATTGATAACTTCGAACTCAAACTATTTCACTTAGCAATTTGATTTACAAATATCGCTTTTAAAAAGTGTCCTCAAGTTTCCTTACttagtttttttctttcttcttcttttgtcctaaaatttttgtgaaaagttaagattttttcaaacgtgttcattctttttgataaatggcaaagggggagaatagagaAATTCAGAATTCAAAAGCAAAAAACttataaagaaaatttttaaagaagacctttattaagggggagcctgacaaagtttaagttttagcttaaccatgcgtgcatttaaaatttattaagcttgcttacttaaactttatgcatctattttacttagctttgaatttcagttgccataataaaaaagggggagattgttggtgcgagaagcatccgacgatcgaccgttgttttgataatgacaaaggaattcaaagttaagttgttttgtgatctaacgtacttaattgagtgttttaggaaagtcctagctgcggttaggcaggtggaaaaccctagggggtggtaaccctaggtcatagggggtggtaaccctatgcggagagacttggcgggtcgagagcttcaggcaaaagtcctagggggtaactctaggttgaaagtcctggtgtcgtgaactaggtgaaagattggaccagccgggaagcgaaagtctagcagaaagtccggaagctttgaacgctgagcaaaagtccagtcgatctggaggatcgcactgacaacaggtaaatctcctgagtggagtaggtgaggacgcgttccccgtagagggaacagtaggcgtcgggtcgacctagggtttcctgttggaaatccgaagttagacccggacagtccgacgactgtcaattatatctatcatattgtttctgtgctaactttgttttctagggtttgtgtttgagactaacacattttgcaggaacaaagaagcaatttagacctcggatgaacagtgtcccaggcgcctccatggggcttggaggcgcctcgggtgctagctgaagccagctgtccagagacgttggaggcgcctcggaggtcactggaggcgccttgtaccaggcgttggaggcgccttggagcagcttggaggcaccttcaatgggatAAAGCGCGACCAgatcagatctgatccacgcatgcgactcggcggcctggaggcgcctcagacaggcttggaggcgcctccagcactgtttaaaagggggttcgAGGCAGAGGCTCAGGACAACATCTTCCAAGCGATCAAGCTACAACGCGCTGCCTCAAAAACACCTTGAAGTGCCGCTACAAGTTTCTGACGACCTGGAGCTCCGCGATCTtaagattctgtcgtcggtataagttTACTTTAATTATTGCTCTTATTGTAATTCTCAGTTGTATAAATTTttacgcgatatagttgttgcccacagtaagcgattaacgatcgcaggccttggagtaggagtcgccctaggctccgaaccaagtaaatcttggagtcttctgtgtgttggttgttttatttatttccgctgcgttactcgtaAGATTTCCGAAACGAAaaatgaaagccacgagcgctattcacccccccctctagcgcatctcgatccaacacacagTTTATTAAAGTCCTTCCTCTAGTTGAAGACACATCATCTATCAAAAGTCCTTCCTATAATAAAAGACACACCAGCTCTTAAAAGCCCTTCCCCTGGCAGTAGACACACCAGCTCTCATCGATAGCTTGTCAAAAACCTTTCCCTCATGTAAGGACTCTCATTCTTAAGTCCAAGCCCTCTCCTTGAGGGAGACCAAATTTTTTCTTCAGCATTGTACTAACTTAAATATCAGAGGGGCAAAGCCTACAATGCTGGCCCTCGCTCATCAGTGTTGACTTTATAGCAGGTCAGATCGATAGCTTGAAGGCACAACAAGCAATGAGTGAAATTCCTTGGAGATAACAGAGTATCGAAGATCGGAGGCCTTATTGAGGGGAATTTCAAGTTGCGGACTGGAAGTTCACAGGATGACAACTTGACTATGGAAGATTGGAGGCTCTACCAGTGCAAACCCTAAATTAAGTGTTGCGGCCAATAAGGAGGATTGGGAACAGTGGAAGGCAGATTTGAACCACATCAGGTGGAAATTACTTGGTAGCACCTCAGCTAATATACTTGTTGAGTATCTCATTTAGCTATTGTATTCCTCCCTGCCTTGGTAGGCCGAGACCTCCTCCTTACCTAAAGTTCTAAAGGCATTTGCGAATGTTGACTCCATAGATTGCTCATTTTGAGGAACAAATTCTCGACCTTGGTTCATTCTAGAAGGAGAGTTTAGATGGACTTACCAGTGGAGAACCTCTCCGACCATGGTGAAGACTAATCGACTCAGGCGCTCCACTTTTATTGGTCGGATTGCTTCCTCTGGGACCCTAGAGGGTCTCCCTCCCCTTATGAGGATCTATGACCTCCCTGGCTCTCAGATGTATCCTCCATCTCAACATCTCAGTTCACTATTTCCATAGAGGATGTTAAAATGATGCAACATTGATCTACTACCTTTCCAAAAATTGACAAAATTCCTTCTTTTGATTGGACCATATCAGCAATTCGGGAGGCAACTCAGCTCTTTGCTAAATCTGCCAAGGCTTTCTCAAACTCTTCAATAAGGGACTCTACTCTCGTAGGAGACTCAGGCTTATTGGCCAATATCTGCCTACTTTGGGTGTCTAACAAATTGTGTAACTTGCTATACTACAAAAAGTGTGTTAGACGGGTCGAGAAGGACCTTAGCTAAAACCCTTTGAAGCTCAAGTTAATTCTCACTCAAAAAAGAGCCAAGTGGTCTTCGGTCATCTTCCCCTAATCATGGAGTTAAGTGCAAGTTTCTTCCATGTTGATTATTGAAAGTAAATGACAATAATATTTGATGGATTTTTCTTAATGAGCGATTGACCTAAAAATACTGAGCTGATGGACTGCCCGCTATGAGTGTTTCCTAATTTATCCTATGGCTAGTGGAAAATTTTCGTGGGATCGAACCGGTCATCTAAGATTAGTCAACATAAATTgaataactaaaaaaaaaataaatgataataATATTTGATGGACAATGTCAGACTTTTTTTAAGAAGGGTTTCATACCGGGTGATCGAAGAAGtcatatatttttttgataagaGTTTCAAAAAAATGATGAACTAGATAACACCGAACCTAGGGTAATCGGTCTGGCCCTACAAAAAATTTTCACCGGTCGTCAGAGTAAATCAGGAAACGCTTGTGGCAGGTGACTTAAAAACTCAGTATCCTGTAATTCCGTGCTTTATTTGAAGAAaaaatctttataaatatatcataattgaGAATTGAATCGTAAATATCTAGATAACAATTTAGTACCCTTCTGTCCCAAGGTTTTAGGGGTTCATACAAttatggcaaaaggtgaatatactcgcccccagcgtccccgtcaacccgtctcagggccaacacggaggaggtaaatcacgggtgactactaacttttggaatagtaactagcacataaggaagacatttatcttgattttaccgagattcgaaccccaaaccTTATTGTGATAATACTTCATGTACTAATCATTAGACTCATCCGAAGGGACACCCGACAAAATTACACTGAATGATGATTCTATGGCACTGATTAAGTAGGCGGCCACTAGACAATCAATGATGGTTCCTTAATAAATTCTCCGTTAGCCGACACATTTGTCATTTCCCCTTCAAAAAACCTGAATTGTGTATTGAATTTATTTCAATTTCCTATGGAAAAGAGCATGGCCAGGACGGACACATGAAAGAAATCGTCGAGCTACGAATCCAGTACCCCTTAATGATTGGATTTAAATAGAAATTATATCCATGTTTGGTATCCAGCCTCATTTTTATGGGCCTTTGTGCCCTGTGTCTCCCATCATTCAATTCCATTTCTTTAAATTCCATTTAATTCCTCTTCTTTTCTCACGGTAGCTGTTCTCTTCGTCACGAATCGCTctctttaaaaaacatttcatCTCATTATCAACAAAAGATCAACGAAACTGAATCATCGCATCAATGGCAACACGAAGACAGCTAGCCAGTGGTTTTCTGAACGTCGttgtttttcccttttttttttatagtttttctgAAGAGAGATCCGGCACACTCTTTGAGAAGTCAAGATAAAAGAGTTCAGAGCAGACACTCTAACTCTTCCATGGTGTAACGACAGGGCAATGCCAATTCCATTCGCATTTCACAACCTAATACACTAATCACTAATCAGCAACGTCGATGACAAAACCCATTCAACTAATCTTCGGGAGCTgtcacctcctcctccgccagcgAATCAGCATTTTGGCTCTAGCAATGCGTTTTAGCTCGGCAGCAGCTGTTGGACGAACACTTGGTCCTTTGCACGGACCACTCCATCATTTTTAATCGatcatacaaaataaaaaaataaaaaatgaaccgTCATTAGGATTGACCTCGATCGATTCTTGTTTTACTCTCGCTTAAAGAATGTCATTCGACCCCTCGATAGTTTCCAGAATTTCACAAGGTCCTTTCCTGTTGACATCTCAAAATTTTTAGATTTCCAAGTCACACGGTTTGCTTGCAGCTCAAGGACTGTCATCCCCACTCTCACACACAAACTACTTTTTTTAAATTGCAAGTACGCTGTCTTTGTTGCCTTTTTGGATTCTCCCCTactttatgttttcttttttttttttcaatcgttgcgatttttatttatttatttatttactttacaGTCCCTTTAGGAGCCGTATTTAAGGACTAGAGCTGAAGCAAAGTTGTAGCAAAGCAAGTTCAGTGTGAGGAAAAGTATCCCCAAAAGCTTcttttctcctccaagcaaggccATCGTCGCCATCTCTACTACAAGTATTAGGCTTCTTCCTGATCTTCCCAAATCAATTAAAGTCTCTTCTCCTTGAAGGATATAATTAGCTGAACATGGGAGGCACACTCGACTACTTCTCCAGCTTGCTGACCGCTGGCCACAGGCACAGGAAGAGGAAGCAGTTCCAAACTGTGGAGCTCAAGGTCAGGATGGACTGCGAAGGCTGCGAGCTCAAAGTCAAAAATGCTCTCTCAAGCATGAGAGGTCGGTCCATGCCATCCATAACTACTCTTATGTCTCTCGCTCATAATATTTTGTCAAACCGACCGATAATCCTAATTCTAACAGGAGTGCAGTCTGTGGAGATCAACAGGAAGCATTACAAGGTGACGGTGACGGGGTATGTGGAGCCAAACAAGGTGCTCAAGAGGGTTCAAGCCACGGGGAAGAAAGCAGAGATATGGCCATATGTGCCCTACAACTTAGTGGCGCAGCCTTACGCTGCACAAACCTACGACAAGAAGGCACCGCCAGGCTATGTCAGGAACGTGGAGTTCGTCGCATCGTCCAACCAAGTCAGGGCAGAAGACCAGTTCACAAATCTGTTCAGCGATGACAATCCGAATGCCTGTTCCGTAATgtaaaagtaaaacaaatttcTCCTTTTCCGAGTGAAAGTGCGGTCTCATGACTCACTGGATGTTTCTGAGCTTTCGTTCTCATGCAATATAATATGAATATCACATAGTTACAATGTTGTGTTAGGTTTGGATGGGACATATATCCTTTTTCACAGTgatttatatttaattaaccaGATATTTATGCATAACTAAATGGAGAAATGATCAGGTATCCACCACCATTTTGATTGAAGGGTCTTAAGTATCATTGGAGTAAAAGCATGAATACATACAATTTCTTCTTCTAAACTATATTTGTCTGTTCAAACAGCATGCACAACATCCCTGCCTGCCTATTTCTTCTAAGAGGAGCTTGCACTGATGGCATGACTTCTATAGGCAATGTGAATTGTGTTGTGCATGCAACTTGACAAAAGGCATGACCAAAATTCGTGCctaaatttaaaaacataaatatttaaaataaagagTTTTAACTATTCAACCAATGAAATGATTACTGATTCCCAAATGATATCATGGTTTCCAAAAGCTGCTTGAATTGCTTGTCCTAGGTCTAGCCAGCTGTACAAAAGTCAACTAGCTGGGCTTTTCAAGTGCATTTGGACCACAAAGATAAAGGTGACTACAGCTTCAAATAGTTTGGGCTTTGCATTCCTCCTACATATAAATCTTCTGATTTTAATACATTACATAAATACTTACAGTAGACTACAAAGTATAATTAAGCAGGTGAGTGTGAATGGTTGTTGCTCACTCCTAAAATTAAAACTAGTGAATACTCTTGGATTTGCATTTGCTGTTCTAACTTATGTTGTTGGTCATTGGACTAATGTACTGAAGCTTGATCAAAGTATTTTGGAATGAGCATAAAACAACATGCTTGAAGACAACCTGAAGACATGTTGTATTATAGTTTTAGTTTTGGGTAGTTTATTTTAAGAATAGTTGATAAACATATCAGTATAGatcagtttatttttaaaatttaagaatagTTGATCaaattcaagttaattttaaaatttgtataaaatttcaatttaattattttaaaattacattgTAGTAATTATGGGATCTTAGTAGTTGCAACAAGAataccaaaaataaaatattttcctcATGTTTGAACCTTTTGCGGCCTCGTGCTTCAGGATGAACTAGGGGATCAGTCTAAATCAAGAATGCTTTcaaataatataaataagaatacCAATTCAAAATCTAAGTAATTAAGCAACAACAAAACAACTTGCACATGAACTAGATATAATTTGGGAGGTATAAAATAAGTAAGTATGCcatgcaaaaataaaacaaatcagTGGTAAGCTTAATTAGAAGTAACCTGGCTAAACACCATGATCATATCACATGGAAAATTCAGTAATGAAGAGAATCACTATCGGGGAATGATCAAGCAAAAATAATACAACAGTAATAAGAATGGTGTCAAATGCCTCAATTCATGCATGCTAAGCCAATGCTGAAGTGTAATAATAAAGCTGATGCTAAAATGATATGAGCACAACACCATTTATGAATTTAGGTCGACAACGTGAATGAAATTATGCTGACACATTCATGTCTGTGGGTCAACACCCATGATTCACATTTAGGCCAACCCCATCAAGTTCATGCATTAAGACACAAATGCATATGTAGCCACATTGTTATAACTTGAGTTTTTGGGGTATCTTTAATTCATCCTAGCTAAATGTCTCCTGCAATGATGAATCCTACAACTTATTCCTCTCCAATTTAATACGACAATACCATCAATTAAATGAATAGCCTTCAAATTCTTAACAATAGCGCCCTAAGATGAGAGAAACTACTCTCCACAACGATGAATCCATAGCAACACGAGATTGGCCCCGTCCGTCGAGAAGAAGAGATTTTCTTCCTCTCTTAGGTATTTCTACAAACACACAAAAGGCATTTTGGGCCCCAGTACGATAATGGGCAATTCTGACCATTGGAATTCAACGAATTGATTCTTTGGTCCAAATAAACCTTAACAACTTGAAGCAGTAAGAACCTTGGTCTTCCCTTCATAACCGTTGACCACAATGGAAGTAGGAGAAGA from Zingiber officinale cultivar Zhangliang chromosome 5B, Zo_v1.1, whole genome shotgun sequence encodes the following:
- the LOC121987717 gene encoding heavy metal-associated isoprenylated plant protein 23-like, which translates into the protein MGGTLDYFSSLLTAGHRHRKRKQFQTVELKVRMDCEGCELKVKNALSSMRGVQSVEINRKHYKVTVTGYVEPNKVLKRVQATGKKAEIWPYVPYNLVAQPYAAQTYDKKAPPGYVRNVEFVASSNQVRAEDQFTNLFSDDNPNACSVM